The Mucilaginibacter rubeus genomic interval TCAGCATACCAGCCTTGAAGGCACCAAGAAAATTTTAGAAACACTTAAAAAAGAAAACCTCAAAACAAAATGAGCGCAACAGAAAACAAATACGCCTTTGGTATGATAGGCCTGGGTGTTATGGGTCGCAGCCTGCTGCTGAACATGGCCGATCATGGCTTCGCGGTTGCCGGACACGATAAAGATACCGGTAAAGTAGATTCATTAAACCAGGAAGCTGGCGACAGGGAAGCCAAAGGTTTTTCCGATGTTAAAGAGTTTATACAAAGCTTAACCACGCCAAGGGCTATCATGATGCTGGTACCTGCCGGTAAAATTGTTGACGCCGTAATTGAGGAATTAACCCCGTTGTTAGAAAAAGGCGATATCCTGATTGATGGCGGTAACTCGCACTTTACCGATACCAACCGCCGTGTTGAAGAATTGGAAGCTAAAGGCCTTCATTTCTTTGGTATGGGTGTATCTGGTGGTGAAGAGGGTGCCCGCCGCGGCCCGAGCATGATGCCGGGTGGCGATAAGGATGCTTATGCTGTAATGAAACCTATTTTTGAAGCCATTGCCGCTAAAGTTAATGGCGAGCCTTGCGTTACCTACATTGGCCCTGGCGCGTCAGGTCACTTTGTTAAAATGGTGCACAACGGTATCGAATACGGTATCATGCAGGTAATTGCCGAAACTTACGAGATCCTGAAAAAAGGATTAAAAGCAAGCAACGAAGAAATTGGCGATCTGTTTGCTAAATGGAACGAAGGTCGTTTACAATCATTCCTGTTAGATATTACTAAAGATATTTTCAAATACAAAGCTCCGGGTACCGATCATTTATTGTTGGATGATATTAAGGACGAAGCAAAGGCTAAAGGTACCGGTAAATGGACATCGCAGGTGGCTATGGACCTGGTAACCCCTATCCCAACCATCGATACTTCAGTATCAATGCGCGACCTTTCTAAATACAAATCGTTACGTGAACAAGCTTCAACCGTTTACAACGATCCAATAGGGCTTAACGGCAGCAAAGAAGAGTTATTGGTTGCTTTAGAGCAGGCTTTCTACTTTACCAGCATCCTTACTTATGCACAAGGTATGCACCTGCTTACTAAAGCGTCAGAAGAATTTAACTACGACCTTCACCTTGGCGAAATCGCAAAGATCTGGAGAGGCGGCTGTATCATCCGTTCAGAATTCCTGAATGATATTTACAACGCGTATAATAAAGATAAAGCATTGCCGCACCTGTTGCTTGACAGTGATGTAGCGGCACTTGTTAAAGAAACTTTACCGGGCATCAGGAAAGTATTATCGGCTACAATTGCTGCCGGTGTTGCTACTCCGGGTTATGCTTCGGCATTAAGTTACTTTGATGCTTTCCGCAGCGAAAGGATGCCTTCAAACCTTACCCAGGCCCAGCGTGATTATTTTGGCGCGCACACTTATGAGCTTATCGGTAAAGAAGGCGTTTTCCATACACAATGGGCTCCGGCAAACGATTAATTAACGGTTTTAATTAAAACACAACAATGAGCACAACAGCTAAATCAGAACCTACCATATTTATCATTTTTGGTGGTACAGGCGATTTAAATGCACGTAAAATTGCACCGGCTCTATACAACCTGTTTTTGGACGGTTGGATGCCTAAGCAATTTTCTATTATAGGTACTGGTCGTACCAAACTTACCGACGAGCAATTCAGGGAGAACCTGCACAGGGATATCAACCAGTTTTCGCGCAGCGGTAAAACCGACGATAAACAATGGGCGGAGTTTGTAAAAAACGTTTACTACCAGGTATCTGACGCTAACGATTTTGAAACATACAAAGAGTTTGGCAAACGCATTGAAAAACACAACGCTGAGTGGAAAACCAAGGCAAACGTGTTATTCTATCTTGCAGTAGCACCTAATTTCTTCCCTATCATCGCGACGAACATATCAAAAGCTAAACTGGCTGAAGATAAAAAACGCGTAAGGATCATCATTGAGAAACCGTTTGGTCATGACCTGGAAACAGCGAAAGACCTGAACGCATTGTTAAAAAGCATTTTTGACGAGTGCCAGATCTATCGTATTGACCATTACCTGGGCAAAGAAACCGTTCAGAATATTATGGCCTTCCGTTTTGCCAACTCCATTATGGAGCCGCTTTGGAACCGTAATTATATCGAGCACGTACAGATCTCGGTTACTGAGCAATTGGGCGTTGAAGAACGCGGCGATTATTACGATGGCTCAGGTGCTATGAGGGATATGATCCAAAACCACTTGTTGCAGTTACTTTGTCACATCGCAATGGAGCCACCGGTAAGCTTCAGCGCCGATGAGGTACGTGACCGTAAAGTTGACGTGCTGAAAGCCATGCGCAAATTTACAGCCGAAGACGTTCGTAATTCGACTGTTAGAGGCCAGTATGGCAGCGGATGGATGAAAGGCCGCGAAGTGCCCGGCTACCGTGAAGAACCAAAAGTTGACAAAGAGTCAAATACTGAAACTTTTGCGGCTATTAAGTTTTTCATCGATAACTGGCGCTGGCAAGGTGTTCCTTTCTACCTGCGTACAGGTAAAAGGCTGCACCAGTCATCATCGGTTATTACCATCCAGTTTAAGGATGTTCCGCACCAGATTTTCCCTGCCGAAGCAACAGAAAGCTGGCAGCAAAACAGGCTTATCATCAGCATACAGCCAGAGATGAGTATCCGTTTACAGGTTCAGGCTAAACGCCCTGGTATTGATATGGTATTAAACGCTGTTGATATGGTGTTTGACTATAAAGGTACTTATACCAACCAGGCTCCTGAAGCTTACGAAACGCTGATATTGGATACCATGATGGGCGATCAGACTTTGTTTATGCGTGGCGACCAGGTGGAAGCTGCATGGGAACTGGTAATGCCTATCCTGAATACATGGCAAAGCAAAAAGAGCCTGAATTTCCCTAATTATTCTGCCGATTCATGGGGCCCAGAAGCTGCTGAAGCTTTAATTGCCCGCGATGGCTATAATTGGTTCACCTTACCTGTAAACGGTAAAAAATAAAAAGCTAATGACACTGAATATCTATAACACGGAAGATGAAGTATTAACCGGGCTGGCCGATCATTTTGTTACCCTGGCTACGGAAGCTATCAACAAAAACGGCAAGTTCAGTGTGGCGCTTTCGGGCGGCAGCTCACCTAAAAAGCTATATGAACTGCTGGCTTCAACAACCTATGCCGACCAGGTAAACTGGGAAAAGGTTTTCTTCTTTTTTGGAGATGAGCGCAACGTGCCCCATGATCATAAAGACAGCAATTACCTGATGGCTAAAAAGGCCTTGTTTGAGCCATTGATGATAAGCCCGGCACAAATTTTCCCGGTTGAAACATCATTTGGACCTGCCGAGGCAGCCGCTAAATACTGGGAAGTGATCTCTGCGTTTTTTGACGATGATGAAGCAAGTTTTGACCTGGTATTATTAGGTCTGGGCGATAATTCACATACAGCATCACTATTCCCGTATACACCTGTATTGCATGATCGTGTGCCCGGTGTGAAAGAAGTATGGCTGGAAGATCAGCAGGTATGGCGCATTACCCTTAACGCACCGCTTATTAATGACGCAGCCCAAATAGCGTTTTTAGTTTACGGAGCAGGTAAAGCCGAAGCTGTAAAACACATACTGGAAGATGACGAGGATATTGAACTGTATCCAGCTCAGCTTATTGATTCGATATCTGGCGAGGTAGAGTGGTTTGTTGATGAACCGGCTGCCGCGGCATTGGAAAGTAAAGAGTAATATTTGTTATTTATAGCGAAAGGGCCTAAATGTTTAGGCCCTTTTTTGTTTACACACGTCATTGCGAGGTACGAAGCAATCCTCGATTAGTATGGCAGCTCTGCACAGTTCGCCATTGCTTCGTTCTTCGCAATGAAGTGATTATGTAATAAGTAAATGCATATTTAGATGAAGTCGGCCCTTTAGATCCATAATCCTCATTTTCTGCTACCTTTACAACATTCGAACATCGCTAAATGGATAACGAACCATTAATTAATGCTATCAAAGCCGTTGTGGATATGCCAGACGAGGACTTATCGATGTTGCTGAATTGTGTTACCCGGCACGAATTAAAAAAAGGTGAAGCGGTTTTAGAGGTAGGGCAGGTTTGCCGGCATTTTTATTTTGTTGAGGAAGGTTATCTGCGCACATGGTATAATAAAGATGGCGTTGTTATTAATCTCAATTTTACGTTTGAAAAAGGGTTTACTTCCAACCTCAGGAGCTTTAAATCCCGTAATCCTTCCGAGTACACCATTGAGACTGGTGAAAAAGCGATAGTTTATATTTTTGATTGGGACAAAA includes:
- a CDS encoding Crp/Fnr family transcriptional regulator, with product MDNEPLINAIKAVVDMPDEDLSMLLNCVTRHELKKGEAVLEVGQVCRHFYFVEEGYLRTWYNKDGVVINLNFTFEKGFTSNLRSFKSRNPSEYTIETGEKAIVYIFDWDKIASKHIDLPLMALFVRRVAVRLLLASEEHSELFKIYTPAERYHFIEKNNPRLLQRISLSQLASYIGVTRETLSRIRSKN
- the pgl gene encoding 6-phosphogluconolactonase, whose product is MTLNIYNTEDEVLTGLADHFVTLATEAINKNGKFSVALSGGSSPKKLYELLASTTYADQVNWEKVFFFFGDERNVPHDHKDSNYLMAKKALFEPLMISPAQIFPVETSFGPAEAAAKYWEVISAFFDDDEASFDLVLLGLGDNSHTASLFPYTPVLHDRVPGVKEVWLEDQQVWRITLNAPLINDAAQIAFLVYGAGKAEAVKHILEDDEDIELYPAQLIDSISGEVEWFVDEPAAAALESKE
- the gndA gene encoding NADP-dependent phosphogluconate dehydrogenase encodes the protein MSATENKYAFGMIGLGVMGRSLLLNMADHGFAVAGHDKDTGKVDSLNQEAGDREAKGFSDVKEFIQSLTTPRAIMMLVPAGKIVDAVIEELTPLLEKGDILIDGGNSHFTDTNRRVEELEAKGLHFFGMGVSGGEEGARRGPSMMPGGDKDAYAVMKPIFEAIAAKVNGEPCVTYIGPGASGHFVKMVHNGIEYGIMQVIAETYEILKKGLKASNEEIGDLFAKWNEGRLQSFLLDITKDIFKYKAPGTDHLLLDDIKDEAKAKGTGKWTSQVAMDLVTPIPTIDTSVSMRDLSKYKSLREQASTVYNDPIGLNGSKEELLVALEQAFYFTSILTYAQGMHLLTKASEEFNYDLHLGEIAKIWRGGCIIRSEFLNDIYNAYNKDKALPHLLLDSDVAALVKETLPGIRKVLSATIAAGVATPGYASALSYFDAFRSERMPSNLTQAQRDYFGAHTYELIGKEGVFHTQWAPAND
- the zwf gene encoding glucose-6-phosphate dehydrogenase — translated: MSTTAKSEPTIFIIFGGTGDLNARKIAPALYNLFLDGWMPKQFSIIGTGRTKLTDEQFRENLHRDINQFSRSGKTDDKQWAEFVKNVYYQVSDANDFETYKEFGKRIEKHNAEWKTKANVLFYLAVAPNFFPIIATNISKAKLAEDKKRVRIIIEKPFGHDLETAKDLNALLKSIFDECQIYRIDHYLGKETVQNIMAFRFANSIMEPLWNRNYIEHVQISVTEQLGVEERGDYYDGSGAMRDMIQNHLLQLLCHIAMEPPVSFSADEVRDRKVDVLKAMRKFTAEDVRNSTVRGQYGSGWMKGREVPGYREEPKVDKESNTETFAAIKFFIDNWRWQGVPFYLRTGKRLHQSSSVITIQFKDVPHQIFPAEATESWQQNRLIISIQPEMSIRLQVQAKRPGIDMVLNAVDMVFDYKGTYTNQAPEAYETLILDTMMGDQTLFMRGDQVEAAWELVMPILNTWQSKKSLNFPNYSADSWGPEAAEALIARDGYNWFTLPVNGKK